The genomic DNA TTTGGGGGGTCCGCTCCGCGGACGAATATTTACGAAGCGCCGGGCGGCCTGATGGCTGCGGGGACGTCGTTGTGCCGGATTTTGGGGCCGCCAAAGGGATGAGAGCTGTCGCCGAAACAGCCGCCATGGCACGCCACACGGACGGTACGAGTAAGGACAGGTTGGAAAGTTTATGAGCACGATCATGGCCACCGGCATCAGCGACGAAGACATCCTGCTGCGTCTCAAGGATGTGTTGCGCGATACCTTCGAAATCGACCCGGCGCGCGTCACACCCGACACGCACCTGTTCACCGACCTGGAGCTGGACAGCATCGACGCTGTCGATCTGGCGATCCAGGTGCAGGACATGACCGGCATGCGCATCAAGCCCGAGGATTTCAAGAACGTACGTACGGTCAGCGACGTGGTCGCGACGGTGCGTGCCCTGCTCAATCGCTGAGCGTCGGCATGCTTGCGGCCACGTCCGCTCACGCCGCCGTCAGCCTTGCGGCGTTTCGTCCCTGCGCGCTGATTCCGATCTACAACCATAAAGACACGATCGCCGCCACCGCGCAGGCGCTGCGTGCGCATGGCTTGCCGGTCGTGATCGTCGACGATGGCAGCAACGAGGCCACTCGCGTGGTGCTCGATGCGTTGTCCGCGCAAGACACGAACATCACCTTGCTACGCCTGCCCTATAACCAGGGCAAGGGCCGTGCGCTGACCACCGGTATGCTGGCGGCGCACAAGGCAGGTTTTAGCCATGCGCTGCAGATCGACGCCGACGGCCAGCACGATCCAGCCGATGTGCCGCGTTTTCTGGCCGAAGGGCTGGTCGCGCCCGATGCGATGGTTTGCGGCCAGCCGATCTACGACGACAGCGTGCCGCGCGCACGGCTTTACGGTCGTTATGTCACGCATGTTTGCGTATGGGCTGAAACGCTGTCCCTGCAGTTGCGCGATTCGATGTGCGGCTACCGGCTTTATCCGCTGAACGAAACCTGTGCGGAAATCGCCCGCCGTGCTCCGCCAGCGCGGATGGATTTCGACACGGAAATCGCCGTACGCCTGATGTGGCGCGGCGTACCTGTACGCAACCTGCCTACGCGGGTGATCTATCCGGAAAATGGGCTTTCGCATTTCCGCATGCTGCGCGATAACCTCCGTATCTCAGCCATGCATACGCGGCTGCTGCTGGGCATGCTGCCTCGCGCACCGGGGCTGTTATGGCGTAAACGACGGAGTACCGCATGCGCCGCTTGATCGTTCTTTTCTTGTTGTTGTTCGTATGCCTTGGCGTGCATGCGCAAGCTGCCGACCAGACCTTGCTGAAAAACGCGCTCGATCAACTGGCCAGTCACCCGCAGGTGCGCGCCGACTTCGAGCAGAAACGCGACAACCCCGCGCTGGCCACGCCGCAGATCAGCCGCGGCAAGCTGTTGTTCGTGATCGGCCACGGCATGCTGTGGCAGACCACTGACCCCTACCAGGAAACGCTTGCCTTGACCGGCGCACGCACCGCGCGCGTCGACGATCAGGGCCATCTGCAAACCGTGCGCAACGGTGATCGCGGCGTAGCGCAGGTCTCGCAGATGCTGCAAGGCATGCTGGCGGGCAAACCGGACGAAGCGCTGCGTCAGTTCAATGTGCAGGCCGAGGGCACGCCGGCCAAGTGGACGCTGCGCTTCACACCGAAGCAGGCGCGCATGGCACGCGTGCTCACCAGTATTACGCTCGATGGCGGCCAGTTTCTCGATGGCATCGGCATTGCTCTGCAAAGCGGCGAGAACACCGCTATCCGCTTCAGCAACACGCGCGCTGCAGGCTCCTTGAGCGAGCTGGAACAGCGCGCACTCGGCAGCCCATGACGGCGCCGGTTCTGCGCCGCCGGGCGATCGGCTTTGCCCTGGTTGCCGTCGGCATTGCATTGCTGGGCGCATGGCTGGTGTTCGGGCGCGGCAACATACCGATTCAAACCGACCTGCTGGCGATGCTGCCGGCTACAGAACGCCATCCCCTGGCCGAAGCGGCCGTCGAACAACTGACTCATGCCAATGGCGATCGCATCGTGCTGCTGGTCGAGGACGCCGACGACGACACCGCCAAGGATGCCGCACGCAAGCTGGGCCAGTCGCTGGCCAAAGACAAGGTGTTTCGCTCGGTAACCGCCGAACTGCCGCCGTTCGATCTCGATCAGCTGCTGTCGCCGTATCTGGTCCATCGCTTTCATCTGCTGACCGATGGCGACCGCAGCGCGATCGGCGCACCGGGTTATGACGCCGCACAAATCCTGGCAAGGCGGCTCAACGAGCCCTTCCTGGCTGGCGTCGGCGTGAAGCTGCAGGACGATCCGTTCGGCTGGCTGCAGCACTGGCTGCAACAGCAGCCATGGAGCCGATCGCCGCTATTGCCGGAAGACGACCTGCTGGTCGCGCACCAGAACGATCGCACCTACGTGCTGGTCACGGCGGATTTGAACGGCTCGTCCTACGACGATGCCGTGCAGCAGCCGGCATTGACTGCGCTTGCCACGGCCGAACAAACGCTCAAGCACGATTATCCCAGCGTGAAGCTCTCGCGTGCCGGCGCACTGTTCTACGCCGCTGCCGCGCGCGCCGATGCCGAACATGACGTGCACATGGTCAGCATCATCTCGACGCTGGGCATCGGGCTATTGCTGCTTTGGGTGTTCCGCTCGCCCGGCCCCTTGCTGTTGGCGTTTCTGTCGACGGCCATCGGTGTGGTGACCGCGCTGACGTTGACGCTGCTGATATTCGGCCAGGTCCATTTGCTGACGCTGGTGTTCGGTGCGGCGTTGCTTGGCGAAGCGGTGGATTATTCGATTCAGTACCTCAGCGCGCGTGCCAACGCTGGCACGTCGTGGGATGCCGCACGTG from Dyella sp. GSA-30 includes the following:
- a CDS encoding acyl carrier protein: MSTIMATGISDEDILLRLKDVLRDTFEIDPARVTPDTHLFTDLELDSIDAVDLAIQVQDMTGMRIKPEDFKNVRTVSDVVATVRALLNR
- a CDS encoding glycosyltransferase family 2 protein — protein: MLAATSAHAAVSLAAFRPCALIPIYNHKDTIAATAQALRAHGLPVVIVDDGSNEATRVVLDALSAQDTNITLLRLPYNQGKGRALTTGMLAAHKAGFSHALQIDADGQHDPADVPRFLAEGLVAPDAMVCGQPIYDDSVPRARLYGRYVTHVCVWAETLSLQLRDSMCGYRLYPLNETCAEIARRAPPARMDFDTEIAVRLMWRGVPVRNLPTRVIYPENGLSHFRMLRDNLRISAMHTRLLLGMLPRAPGLLWRKRRSTACAA
- a CDS encoding outer membrane lipoprotein carrier protein LolA gives rise to the protein MRRLIVLFLLLFVCLGVHAQAADQTLLKNALDQLASHPQVRADFEQKRDNPALATPQISRGKLLFVIGHGMLWQTTDPYQETLALTGARTARVDDQGHLQTVRNGDRGVAQVSQMLQGMLAGKPDEALRQFNVQAEGTPAKWTLRFTPKQARMARVLTSITLDGGQFLDGIGIALQSGENTAIRFSNTRAAGSLSELEQRALGSP